CAATGTTAGGAACAGTATTAAATGATGCTAAGAATCAGGCAGAAGCTACATTTAATTTAGCATATGTACTTGCGCAAGGCTTAACACCTGCGAAAGACAATATTGGATATGACATTACAGATGGAAAATATGTTTGGATACCTTATAAAAAGATTACAAAAGACAACATAGGTGATGCTGAACAATAAAAACTCATGACTTGTAAAGCAGGGACTAAAAAATCCTTGCTTTACAAAATTTTATTGATTATTATGATGACGAAAGTCAGGAGGCGTAGACATGGGCGCAAATGAATTTATTCTTGAAATGAACAATATATCCAAGGAATTTCCAGGAGTAAAGGCTCTTGACGATGTAACTCTTAAAATTCGAGCAGGAACTGTTCATGCAATAATGGGCGAGAATGGTGCTGGAAAGTCAACATTAATGAAATGTCTTTTCGGTATATATAAACCTGATGCTGGTGAAATTATATTAAACGGTAAGAAAATAAATATTAGAGATTCAAAAGAGGCATTAGATCATGGTATTTCTATGATTCATCAAGAGCTGCATCCTGTGAGATTTAGAAATGTTATGGAAAATATCTGGCTTGGACGGTTTCCAATGAAAAATTATGGAGTTGTCAAGCTGATAGATGAAAAAAAGATGTACGAAGATACAGAAAAGCTTTTAAAAAGCATAGATGTAGACATAAAGCCGACTGAGATTGTCAGGAATTTATCTGCATCTAGAATTCAGTATATAGAGATTGCAAAAGCTCTATCGTACAATGCAAAAATAATAATTATGGATGAACCTACATCTTCTTTGACTGAAAATGAGGTTGACCATCTTTTCAATTTGATTAAAAATCTTAAAAATAACGGTGTGGCTATAATATATATTTCACATAAAATGGATGAGATATTCCAGATCTCAGATGAGGTTTCCATAATGAGAGATGGAAAGATGATTGGAACTTGGAAAGCCAGTGAATTAACAGAAGATATAATAATATCAAAAATGGTTGGTCGCGAACTGACAAATAGATTTCCTGCAAGGGACGTTGTTCCTGATGGAGTAATATTAAAAGTTGAAAATTTATCGTCTCCGTTTCCAAAGTCTTTTAAAAATGTTTCATTTGAGCTTAGAAAAGGAGAGATACTGGGTATAGGTGGATTGGTTGGTTCACAAAGAACAGAATTAGTGGAAGCATTATTTGGATTGAGATCTATTGAATCAGGGAAGATATATATTCATGGCAAGGAAGCTGTCATAAAATCTCCTATAGATGCTAAAAAATATGGTATGGCTTTATTGACAGAGGAGAGAAGGTCTACTGGTATTTTTCCTGAGCTGAATATATTAGAGAATTCTACAATTGCTAATATAAAGAGATACAGGGGCAGTTTTATGCTTTTAAATGACAAAAAAAGAAAAGATGACACTAAAAAAATGGTGGATGCTTTGAAGGTAAAGACCCCTTCACTAAAAACCTTAATAAAAAATTTATCTGGTGGAAATCAGCAAAAAGTTCTTATGGCAAGGTGGCTTCTAACTGTACCTGAAATACTTATTCTTGACGAGCCAACACGTGGTATTGATGTTGGCGCAAAGTATGAAATTTATACGATTATGAATGAACTTACAAAAGAAGGGAAAAGCATAATCATGATTTCATCTGAGATGCCTGAGCTTCTTGGTATGGCTGACAGGATCATGGTTATGTGTGAAGGACATCTATCTGGTATTTTAGACAAAAATGATGCAACAGAGGAGAAAATAATGAGATTGGCAAGTAAATATACAGATTAATACGGAGGAGATAGGGATGCAAAATAAGTTTAAAGATTATTTATCACAATATGCAATTTACTTTGTCTTATTGTTACTTATTGTAGTAATTGCTATTAAAAATCCTGCTTTTATTTCATTGAGGGTTCTTAGAGATATATTATCACAAAGCTCTACAAGGATTATTGTTGCACTTGGTGCTTCGTTTGCTATCTTAATAGGTGGTGCAGACTTATCTGCTGGACGTATGGTAGGCTTTGCAGCTGTAATTTCTGCTTCTTTATTGCAGACAGCTAATTATCCAAATAGATTTTTCCCTGGATTACCACAATTGCCCATAATTGTGCCTCTTTTGATAACGATAGCTGTTGGTTTCATATTCGGATTATTGAATGGCTTTGTAATATCGAAGTTTAGTGTACCACCATTTATAGCTACTTTAGGTTCCATGGTAGTTATTTATGGTGCTGATAATATTTATTTCAGTCAACCACCAAATAATTCACAGCCTATAGCTGGATTAAGAAGTGATTTTACTCACATTGGAACAGGAAGTATATTCGGAGTTCCATATTTGATTATCATTGCTGCATTAATGACAATAATTATGTGGATAATATTAAACAAAACAAGTTTTGGTAAAGATTTATACGCAATTGGTGGAAACAGAGAAGCGGCAATAGTTTCCGGTGTTAATGTCACACGCAGAATCTTATTGATGTTTGCAATAGCAGGTGCGCTTTATGCACTGGCAGGTTTCTTAGAAGCAGCAAGGACAGGTGGAGCTACCAGTGAATATGGCAATATGTATGAGTTAGACGCCATAGCTGCCTGTGTTG
The nucleotide sequence above comes from Thermoanaerobacterium sp. CMT5567-10. Encoded proteins:
- a CDS encoding sugar ABC transporter ATP-binding protein; this translates as MGANEFILEMNNISKEFPGVKALDDVTLKIRAGTVHAIMGENGAGKSTLMKCLFGIYKPDAGEIILNGKKINIRDSKEALDHGISMIHQELHPVRFRNVMENIWLGRFPMKNYGVVKLIDEKKMYEDTEKLLKSIDVDIKPTEIVRNLSASRIQYIEIAKALSYNAKIIIMDEPTSSLTENEVDHLFNLIKNLKNNGVAIIYISHKMDEIFQISDEVSIMRDGKMIGTWKASELTEDIIISKMVGRELTNRFPARDVVPDGVILKVENLSSPFPKSFKNVSFELRKGEILGIGGLVGSQRTELVEALFGLRSIESGKIYIHGKEAVIKSPIDAKKYGMALLTEERRSTGIFPELNILENSTIANIKRYRGSFMLLNDKKRKDDTKKMVDALKVKTPSLKTLIKNLSGGNQQKVLMARWLLTVPEILILDEPTRGIDVGAKYEIYTIMNELTKEGKSIIMISSEMPELLGMADRIMVMCEGHLSGILDKNDATEEKIMRLASKYTD
- the mglC gene encoding galactose/methyl galactoside ABC transporter permease MglC, with the translated sequence MQNKFKDYLSQYAIYFVLLLLIVVIAIKNPAFISLRVLRDILSQSSTRIIVALGASFAILIGGADLSAGRMVGFAAVISASLLQTANYPNRFFPGLPQLPIIVPLLITIAVGFIFGLLNGFVISKFSVPPFIATLGSMVVIYGADNIYFSQPPNNSQPIAGLRSDFTHIGTGSIFGVPYLIIIAALMTIIMWIILNKTSFGKDLYAIGGNREAAIVSGVNVTRRILLMFAIAGALYALAGFLEAARTGGATSEYGNMYELDAIAACVVGGWSVSGGVGTIPGIIVGVFIFTVINYGLTFIGMNPYWQLIIKGLIIVSAVAVDIRKYLAKK